A genomic segment from bacterium encodes:
- a CDS encoding glycosyltransferase family 2 protein encodes MNTHTNEDIKYELSLIFPVHNEGNIVEDVIHTLFKTIHRRFEIIAVYDKEEDITIPVLQKLQSQYPALHSVQNKEGCGVLGAFRTGLDEAKSPVVGIWCAYHTDPQGSLNMMMDLMDEGYDLVSGNRYAYKMQRTRGPRMKFFLSITGNFIFSKLLNIPLFDMSTSIKLFRTSVLKSIKIETPPKGGWAFVFELVVKIAINKLRMGEIKLDPSSLQFAGVTNFKIQRYLPYYLYWTWYGFCHLRCFKSIFKQ; translated from the coding sequence ATGAACACACATACTAACGAAGATATTAAATATGAACTTTCACTAATTTTCCCGGTGCACAATGAAGGAAATATAGTTGAAGATGTTATTCATACCTTGTTTAAAACAATTCACCGCAGATTTGAAATAATTGCAGTTTATGATAAAGAAGAAGATATTACTATACCTGTACTTCAAAAACTTCAATCGCAATATCCAGCGTTACATTCTGTGCAGAATAAAGAAGGATGTGGTGTATTAGGGGCATTCCGAACAGGTCTTGATGAAGCAAAATCTCCTGTAGTAGGAATATGGTGTGCCTACCACACTGACCCACAGGGTTCATTGAATATGATGATGGATTTAATGGATGAAGGGTATGATTTAGTCTCTGGAAATCGTTATGCCTATAAAATGCAAAGGACTCGTGGTCCAAGAATGAAATTTTTTCTTAGTATTACCGGTAATTTCATATTTTCTAAGTTATTGAACATTCCATTGTTTGATATGTCCACATCAATTAAGTTATTTCGCACCAGTGTGTTGAAATCAATAAAGATAGAAACACCTCCAAAAGGTGGTTGGGCATTTGTTTTTGAATTAGTGGTAAAAATTGCTATCAATAAACTTCGGATGGGAGAAATAAAATTAGACCCTTCAAGTCTTCAATTTGCGGGTGTTACAAACTTTAAAATCCAGCGTTATTTACCCTACTATCTTTATTGGACATGGTATGGGTTCTGCCATTTGAGGTGTTTTAAATCTATATTTAAACAGTAA
- a CDS encoding glycosyltransferase encodes MVSTINIALVIPCYNEEKRLKVDVFIRELSNNPNLTLLFVNDGSKDNTLKVIQEICASNPVRALSLSLNKNMGKGEAVRTGMKYLLENGSYNLIGFWDADLAVPLSEIWDFMDIFQTNPNVQAVIGSRVHLCGRKIERINFRHYLGRLFSTVISLTFGFAVYDTQCGAKLFKSEILIPMVQKPFCSKWIFDVEIIIRILRLPFLQDESTWLFEVPVKEWRNISGTKRSLSAYINSFFDYLTLVKKYLL; translated from the coding sequence ATGGTATCGACAATAAATATTGCCCTTGTAATTCCTTGTTATAATGAGGAAAAGCGATTAAAGGTAGATGTTTTTATCAGAGAATTATCAAATAATCCAAATCTAACATTATTATTTGTAAATGATGGTAGTAAGGACAATACACTAAAAGTTATTCAGGAAATTTGTGCCTCCAATCCAGTGAGAGCATTAAGTTTATCATTAAATAAAAACATGGGAAAGGGTGAAGCAGTGCGGACTGGGATGAAGTATTTGCTGGAGAATGGTTCCTATAACCTAATAGGTTTCTGGGATGCTGATCTGGCAGTTCCTCTCTCAGAAATCTGGGATTTTATGGATATTTTCCAAACAAATCCAAATGTGCAAGCAGTTATTGGTAGCAGGGTTCATTTGTGTGGAAGGAAAATTGAGCGGATAAATTTTCGTCACTATCTGGGACGATTATTTAGTACAGTTATATCTTTAACTTTTGGGTTTGCTGTTTACGATACTCAATGTGGTGCAAAACTTTTTAAGAGTGAAATACTTATTCCTATGGTTCAAAAACCCTTTTGTTCAAAATGGATATTTGATGTAGAGATTATTATTCGTATATTGCGTCTTCCTTTTTTGCAAGATGAAAGTACCTGGTTATTCGAAGTTCCAGTGAAAGAATGGAGAAATATTTCCGGGACAAAACGTTCTCTATCAGCTTATATTAATTCTTTTTTTGATTATCTTACATTAGTGAAAAAATACTTACTTTAA
- a CDS encoding class I SAM-dependent methyltransferase: MDYREYQIGVTKDFFWHKGKIQLINILIDKLKSKRCLRILNVGAGTGDDLPIVSRWGKVYVIDIDSDVLKIIPQEFVFEKKVCNACQISYPDAFFDLVLAFDVLEHIEDDKLAINEIYRTLKPGGFFILTVPAFNFLYSSHDRALKHFRRYNIKTLKNNLLNFRCVELGYWGFLLFLPVAVQRILKRNNFNSKIHFIKLPKFINNIFYSLLKMENYFIKHRIPLPVGMTIYGIYRK; the protein is encoded by the coding sequence ATGGATTATAGAGAGTATCAAATCGGAGTAACAAAGGATTTTTTTTGGCATAAAGGTAAGATTCAACTTATAAATATCTTGATAGACAAATTAAAAAGCAAAAGATGCTTAAGGATATTAAATGTAGGTGCTGGCACAGGGGATGATTTACCAATCGTTAGTCGATGGGGAAAGGTATATGTAATAGACATAGATTCTGATGTCCTGAAAATAATTCCGCAAGAATTTGTTTTTGAGAAAAAGGTATGCAACGCCTGTCAGATATCTTATCCTGATGCTTTTTTTGATTTAGTGTTGGCCTTTGATGTATTAGAACACATTGAAGATGATAAATTAGCCATTAATGAAATTTACCGTACACTCAAGCCAGGTGGATTTTTTATATTAACTGTTCCTGCATTTAATTTTCTGTATAGCTCTCATGACAGGGCACTTAAACACTTTAGACGATATAATATAAAAACTCTTAAAAATAATCTTTTAAATTTTAGATGCGTAGAATTGGGATATTGGGGATTTTTGTTATTTTTACCGGTAGCTGTGCAGAGAATATTAAAACGGAATAATTTTAATTCTAAAATCCATTTTATAAAACTACCTAAATTTATCAATAATATTTTCTATTCTTTATTAAAAATGGAAAATTATTTTATAAAACACCGAATTCCTTTACCTGTAGGAATGACTATCTACGGAATCTATCGAAAGTAA